The Onychomys torridus chromosome 12, mOncTor1.1, whole genome shotgun sequence genomic interval TTGGTGTGACTAAATGTGTTTTGAATTATGGAATGGTCACGAGACTTGGGGGCTCACAGATAGAATACTACGATTTGGAAATATATTATGTGCTATCAGCTTGGTTGCAAGTTTATGGGAGTTTGGGAAGTGATAGGATCTTGTGGCTTCTAACATAATGGATAAATTAAtccattattttcttgtttgacaTAGGATGTAGGTCATGTTAGGAAGAACTGAATTGTAGAGGGTAGCCGTTccaactttgacctggaagtaccacctcctttgaggcttcagtaactgtcacacctacaaggcgagccaagagaggaccctgaagacctgagatccagatgggccagctcttggttcctagatcctggacgttggaggtagactgagcagagttctccagagaacaccactggactgcactacacctttcccagaccctgtaacctatcccttcacttataagttatcccaaaaaataaacctcctttttaactatgtggagtggccttaatatttaaaccaatgtTGAGTTTCTTGCATTGTGCCTGTGACACCATCTTGTTCCCAAGTTGCTTCCTCTCATTCTCTTCATTCTTACCCTGAGGAATGCAATAATGTTCCATGACACCCTACTGACAGTGTTCTGCCTTCTTGCCAGCCCACAGCTACAGAGTTAGCTGACCCTAGACAGAAATCTCTGAAAATATATAGACCAAAATTAATTTCATTCCTTGACCTTATGATGTTTCCCTCATTAAATTCatggatattttgtcacagtgatgtaACAATAGCATACATAGTCACATTTTAATGAGTGAAGACAAAATTCAAAGGAACTTCTAGAGCTTCTTACATCTTTGGGCTCTGATTTGTGGCTCTCTTATTGGCAaaatttcatgaaatattttgttttcaattcctCTCAGGAAGTGTAGTCTTTGGGCTTGAATATGTATTGTTTCTTGGGAGTGGGAAAAAATGATAAAGCTGAGTTCATGGTATTCAAAATGTCTGGAAAATGTCTAGAAGAACCACCTGATTTAACTCGGGTGCTTTATACACCAGCCAAGCAACCTCACAGGAAACTCCCCTTTACTAAGTAAACAAAATACTGGATACATTTTTCTTGTggaagttattttaaattatgtgtgtaggGATTCCTGTGGtttgccctcccctccccacttgtATATAAAAGGTCCTTTGCTTGCAGAGATGTCATTTAAACCAGAGGGTATCTTCTACTTTCAATTCTACCTTTACTCTTAACACCATGGGCTACTATGGAAACTACTATGGTGGTCTTGGCTATGGCTATGGCTGTGGCTATGGAGGCCTGAGTTATGGCTATGGCTATGGCAGATTTGGATATGGCTACTGCAGGCCATATTGCTGTGGGAGATACTGGTCCTACAGATTCTACTGAGCAACTCCAGGATCCACTCACCCTGCTTAGACTCATCCAACTAGTACCAAGTATGACATTTCCATTACTGTTACATGTTTACTGAGGGGAAAACTCCTCCAAGATTATCTAAAAACCATAATTCAGCTTTGACATGTGAAATCTTTATTAATTAATGTCTTTAAATttattcaaaatgtatattttaaagatattgttTCTTTGAAACTATGTTTCTACCATATTTCTTCATTAATTCTTGCTAAAAAGGCATGAATGTGAAAATTCTAGCTCAGATTTCAATAAACATTTCCATATTAAATgcaatgtttttaaaagcctttaTGTATATCCTATATGTGAAACCAGTGGTATTTCTGTCCAtaagagggaaagagaatgaaacagagaaagactgAGGGACACGGAAACTGAGACTAAGAAAggcaaacagaaacaaagacagttATGGTGGCAAGAAGGAAACATACAGCTCCTATCTTTAGTAATTCTGGGCTAGAAAGCTGCTGGAAATCCATGAGTCCGTACAAGATTAATGCTCCAATTTGCAATGGTCAGAAGATACACAAATTGAGACAGAGTGCACATATGTCTAAGTCACAAGACTTACAGTCCAAAAGATGAGCCAATGTCTCAACCAGCAAAATGATATTAAATATGACCTAATGTCTATTGTTTTATCCTGTTAAGCTTTATATTAATTCATATTAGAAGATTTGAACTTGAAGTTCTGAGAGTCCTTGGAATTATGCATCAGTGGTTAGGCCCATAGTCGGTAACCTGCAAGTTTTCTAATCACTGAAGATCTCAGAGGGTTACTCAGACATTGGCTATAGGGAAGACATGTCTGTACCCATCCATTCTACAGTCACTCACTCTGTGCTCACAGGAAGATTCTGTTCCTGTGGGCTAtagtatggattttttttttttttagtaactcAGCCTGACATCTCTTCCTTTGATTCACTTTTTGTTCCAGTGCTCTTTATTCTGACAGCTCTATTATGATTTATGACAAGAATATCTGGAACAATAAACTCAGATGTGGCAGATCTCAATCTCAATCAATCAACAACATCTGTGCTATCTTATATGGTGAAGACAATTTACTTTGCTACAATAATACTACActatttttgttactattttgaCTCAATGTGacaattttccattcattttcaaATAATCATCATAACATTTACgtttatttataaacatttgtaaGATTTATATATTGTGTGTGAAATATGCAGAAATCCCTTTGCTACATTTTTAGTGGTTCTTCTTTTAATAAATTGACTGTAGGCGGTTTCTTCCCCATTCCTTGGGCATGCAAAGGATCTACTTCTGTCCACATCATATTAGGTTAAGGCCGGCACTTAGTGAAACTTTTCTCCAAAGCTCTCTATGCCTTATGCTATGGGATTTTTCTACCTTCCAGGAACTGTGCAGTCACTCAGACTGTGCTGTTGGACCTACTCCTGCTGCTGAGTGACCTTCTTCAGTTCAAGGTCAAAACATCTGAAAACACCCCCTTAGCTGAGTGGCTACATGCTGGATGGCTCTTTGCCCTTCATGCCTATGGAACTCTCCAGGGACATATACCCAATTGCCACATAGAAAAACTAGATCTGATCAAGTTTTCTCATTTCATCATTATCAGCTAAATTATGAAGATATGTAGattacattctttctttcctcctaatTTCATGTTTCTCAAATCTTTGATTAAAATTACCTTGTAAACGAAAATTAACCTATAAGCCAATATTTGGAGCAACCACTTACAAACTAATGCAGATAACATACAAGCCCAATATGCCTCTGAAAAATTAAGCCTGTATGTGACATGTACAGAACACAAGCAAAGCTAATACCTACTCCAAAAAATTAACCATCATGCACTTCATCAAATTTAGACTCTAAATGTatgttctttgtttctatgtcCTTGGAGTCAAATAAGATTGTCAATATTTCCCTTGGTCATGTGGAAATGTGTGTAAACTCTACTGCAGGAAGAATaataaagtaactttttaaaatcatggAACATGTATATAAGTGACATTACCTTTAAGAAAACAGTACTACAAAGGCCACAAAATAATATGCAATTGGCACAGGTTGCAGTTTATACAGGAAACATATCATTTCTGCTGCTTGGGCTGGGTTTTAAATCTGCATATAAGAGAAGGGTATTATTA includes:
- the LOC118593892 gene encoding keratin-associated protein 20-2-like, encoding MGYYGNYYGGLGYGYGCGYGGLSYGYGYGRFGYGYCRPYCCGRYWSYRFY